In a single window of the Fusarium falciforme chromosome 3, complete sequence genome:
- a CDS encoding HET domain-containing protein: protein MQTILRHRTRINFQDLPQTIKDAVVVTENLGLGYLWVDALCIIQDDESDKACEIDLMGHVYENAQVTIAASRAERAQEGFLQDLIPYGCNKQDWVFKMHYRDLAGQVSPVIIAPKLFRPPVNHLSKRAWAFQERLLSRRILEYSAACVHWTCQSHNDCDRRGGKCSVQELKSNTQVSRGLLYLNEAVTVERWHKLVDEFSRRSLTLSGDRLPAIGGIAERFGIQPEDQYLAGIWQSHLPWGLLWMIDTWVRGSPQPQASAYVAPSWSWASTMRPINGRVFGDSGVSQVDIVRVNVGTAAEGARYGKVIYGSLTLRGFVTPVDWKLPQETERYVNGTISSIPSISIHRDGAEASLLAGGMTTVRDYLLVLVASSDIKKVTGLILRQHSDQTYFRTGVFQVPYYPADQEKYPNLARSLLNSSLEEEVTTV, encoded by the coding sequence ATGCAAACCATTCTTCGTCATCGGACACGGATCAATTTCCAAGATCTACCCCAAACGATCAAGGACGCAGTGGTCGTAACAGAGAATCTCGGTCTCGGCTACCTCTGGGTTGATGCGCTCTGTATCATTCAGGACGACGAGAGTGACAAAGCCTGCGAAATTGACCTTATGGGGCACGTCTACGAGAATGCTCAAGTCACCATAGCAGCATCAAGGGCGGAAAGAGCCCAAGAGGGTTTCCTACAGGACCTTATACCATATGGATGCAACAAACAAGACTGGGTCTTCAAGATGCACTATCGTGATCTGGCAGGCCAAGTCAGTCCTGTGATCATCGCCCCAAAGCTTTTCCGACCGCCGGTAAACCATTTGTCGAAAAGAGCTTGGGCTTTTCAAGAACGACTGCTCTCACGTCGGATTCTCGAATATAGTGCCGCTTGTGTACATTGGACTTGTCAGTCGCACAACGATTGTGACAGACGAGGCGGAAAGTGCTCTGTTCAAGAGCTCAAGAGTAACACCCAGGTCTCTCGTGGTCTATTATATCTCAACGAAGCTGTCACTGTGGAGAGGTGGCATAAGCTCGTCGATGAGTTCTCGAGGCGGTCGCTTACCCTTTCCGGGGATCGCCTTCCAGCTATAGGAGGTATCGCCGAGCGGTTTGGCATCCAGCCAGAGGATCAGTACCTAGCTGGCATATGGCAATCACACCTACCATGGGGGCTCCTCTGGATGATTGACACATGGGTGAGAGGATCGCCCCAGCCCCAAGCTTCGGCCTATGTTGCCCCATCATGGTCCTGGGCATCCACAATGCGTCCTATTAATGGCCGTGTTTTTGGCGATTCTGGAGTTTCCCAGGTTGACATAGTCAGAGTCAACGTAGGAACTGCAGCAGAAGGAGCTAGGTACGGAAAGGTTATCTACGGCAGTCTTACGCTACGTGGATTCGTCACACCCGTCGATTGGAAACTGCCACAGGAAACGGAGAGATACGTTAACGGTACTATTTCCAGTATTCCTTCCATTAGCATCCACAGAGACGGTGCAGAAGCCAGCTTACTCGCAGGTGGCATGACCACAGTTCGCGACTACCTATTAGTTCTCGTCGCTAGCAGCGACATCAAGAAGGTGACGGGTTTGATATTGCGTCAGCATTCTGATCAAACATATTTTCGGACGGGAGTCTTTCAGGTACCCTACTATCCGGCAGATCAGGAAAAGTATCCAAACCTAGCCCGTAGTCTTTTGAACAGCAGCCTAGAGGAGGAGGTCACAACTGTATGA